The following are encoded together in the Vigna unguiculata cultivar IT97K-499-35 chromosome 2, ASM411807v1, whole genome shotgun sequence genome:
- the LOC114170597 gene encoding oxysterol-binding protein-related protein 2A-like isoform X7, translated as MLSEFSEMQGQFEVLCQERSNLLDTIRQLEAANTEPEATAIHDGDYQLTKNEFSSLGRGKYSECSTTESSDDIEKQEMEEVSDEDEISYYDTRDCFTETDCKCESERAINEVDRCREISTQSTDTENIHPENMVCNYKHPQIARRKKLPDPVEKEKGVSLWSMIKDNVGKDLTRVCLPVYFNEPISSLQKCCEDLEYSYLLDLAHEYGKSGNGLLRALYVAAFAVSGYASSEGRNCKPFNPLLGETYEADYPEKGIRFFSEKVSHHPTLIACHCEGRGWKFWADSNIHSKFRGRSIQLDPVGVLTLEFNDGEIFQWSKVTTTIYNLILGKIYCDHHGDMDIRGNRKYSCRLKFKEQTILDRNPRQVHGFVEDVTGKKVATLFGKWDDSMYYMSGNVNVKPKDLSSPNANASLLWKRTMASPNVSRYNLTPFAITLNELTPGLKENLPPTDSRLRPDQRHLENGEYDKANFEKQRLEKRQRMRSKQGNQGKYKKVVGSPGGSEEKVKVEPFDTLVDIGKRESFEAGTVALIYLVKSTKTLPILKCILTWFR; from the exons ATGCTCTCAGAGTTCTCCGAAATGCAAGGACAATTTGAAGTTCTTTGTCAAGAGCGATCTAATCTGCTTGATACAATAAGGCAATTGGAG GCAGCTAATACTGAACCTGAAGCCACTGCAATACACGATGGTGATTACCAGTTAACAAAGAACGAGTTTTCAAGTCTTGGACGTGGAAAATATAGTG AATGTAGTACAACTGAATCATCTGATGATATTGAGAAACAAGAGATGGAGGAAGTATCAGATGAAGATGAAATCTCATATTATGATACTAGAGATTGTTTTACAGAGACTGATTGCAAGTGTGAGTCAGAAAGAGCTATAAATGAAGTGGACAGGTGTAGGGAAATCAGCACGCAATCCACTGATACAGAGAACATTCATCCTGAGAACATGGTCTGTAATTATAAGCATCCTCAGATTGCAAGACGAAAAAAGCTTCCAGATCCTGTTGAGAAAGAGAAGGGTGTTAGTCTTTGGTCAATGATCAAGGACAACGTGGGAAAAGATCTCACGAGAGTTTGTCTCCCGGTATACTTTAATGAGCCTATATCATCCCTACAAAAATGTTGTGAGGACTTGGAGTACTCTTATCTTCTAGATCTAGCTCACGAATACGGAAAATCA gGAAACGGTCTTCTTCGGGCACTGTATGTTGCTGCCTTTGCAGTATCCGGTTATGCGTCATCTGAAGGTCGTAACTGTAAACCCTTTAATCCTTTATTGGGTGAAACCTACGAAGCTGATTACCCCGAGAAAGGAATTCGCTTCTTTTCAGAGAAG GTGAGTCATCATCCAACACTCATTGCCTGCCACTGCGAAGGTAGAGGTTGGAAGTTTTGGGCTGACAGCAACATCCATTCAAAGTTTCGGGGAAGGTCAATTCAGCTTGATCCAGTGGGTGTTCTGACCCTAGAGTTCAATGATGGTGAAATATTTCAGTGGAGCAAG GTCACCACCACGATCTATAATCTCATCCTTGGGAAAATATACTGTGATCATCATGGAGACATGGATATACGTGGCAATCGGAAGTATTCGTGCAGACTCAAGTTCAAAGAGCAGACGATACTGGACCGAAATCCTCGGCAA GTGCATGGATTTGTGGAAGATGTAACGGGGAAAAAAGTTGCGACATTGTTTGGGAAGTGGGATGACAGCATGTACTATATGAGTGGTAATGTAAATGTGAAGCCTAAAGATTTGAGTTCACCAAACGCAAACGCATCCTTGTTGTGGAAAAGGACGATGGCATCTCCTAATGTGAGCCGGTATAATTTGACACCATTTGCCATCACTCTCAATGAGCTTACTCCGGGACTCAAG GAGAACCTCCCGCCAACGGATTCCAGGCTTCGACCTGATCAACGCCATCTAGAGAATGGGGAATACGACAAGGCTAATTTCGAGAAACAAAGGCTGGAAAAGCGTCAGAGAATG AGATCAAAACAAGGAAA TCAAGGAAAATACAAGAAAGTGGTTGGAAGCCCAGGTGGTTCCGAAGAGAAGGTGAAAGTGGAACCTTTCGATACATTGGTGGATATTGGGAAGCGAGAGAGCTTCGAAGCTGGGACGGTTGCCCTGATATATTTAGTGAAATCAACGAAGACTCTGCCGATCCTTAAGTGCATTTTAACTTGGTTCAG ATAA